From one Desulfobaculum bizertense DSM 18034 genomic stretch:
- the thiM gene encoding hydroxyethylthiazole kinase, translated as MTEKSSVWNAVSALRKAQPLVLNITNFVVMNNTANALLALGASPLMAHAPEELDEMLTISQALVLNIGTLSAPWIESMKKAGEIASTKKVPVVLDPVGAGASRLRTQTSLDLIECASPAVIRGNGSEIMALAAALGIEAPQGADTQTKGVDSQLAALEVKELARGLARKAQAVVCVSGPEDYVTDGDRGVRVIGGSSLMPRVTGLGCTATSLVGAMLAVVESPFDAAVHAMHVMSTAGAMAASRAAGPGTLQLHFYDALYSLDEDDLLGCVQVEED; from the coding sequence ATGACTGAAAAAAGTTCTGTTTGGAATGCTGTTTCTGCGCTCAGAAAAGCGCAACCTCTTGTCCTCAACATCACGAATTTTGTTGTTATGAACAACACCGCCAACGCGCTCCTCGCTCTTGGTGCGTCTCCTCTTATGGCGCACGCTCCAGAGGAGCTGGATGAGATGCTGACCATTTCACAGGCGCTCGTTCTCAATATTGGAACGCTGAGCGCTCCGTGGATTGAGAGTATGAAAAAAGCTGGAGAAATTGCCAGCACGAAAAAGGTCCCTGTTGTGCTGGACCCCGTTGGAGCTGGTGCTTCCCGCTTACGTACCCAGACGTCGCTTGATCTCATTGAATGTGCCTCTCCCGCCGTGATACGAGGCAATGGTTCGGAGATAATGGCCCTTGCTGCGGCCCTTGGCATTGAGGCTCCGCAGGGTGCAGACACACAGACAAAAGGTGTGGACTCGCAGCTTGCCGCTCTTGAGGTCAAAGAGCTTGCCAGGGGGCTGGCTCGCAAAGCGCAGGCCGTTGTCTGTGTCAGTGGTCCAGAGGACTACGTGACAGACGGAGATCGTGGCGTACGCGTCATTGGTGGCAGTTCTCTTATGCCTCGCGTTACAGGTCTCGGCTGCACTGCGACCAGCCTTGTCGGTGCGATGCTTGCTGTTGTGGAGTCTCCGTTTGACGCTGCGGTCCACGCCATGCATGTCATGAGCACTGCCGGAGCTATGGCCGCTTCACGCGCCGCTGGTCCCGGAACGCTTCAGCTTCATTTTTATGATGCCCTGTATTCTCTTGATGAGGATGATTTGCTCGGCTGTGTGCAGGTGGAGGAAGACTAA
- a CDS encoding sulfite exporter TauE/SafE family protein codes for MLSSVFWVSIQSSFAIGLLHGVNPCGHSWLVLTPFINPQGKGSRLRKITASFLLGTALACLLLGLTLGQISTFIPAGFATAIEQGINILLIILGLTLVIRPNLLHSHDHEHSCSHGHHHEHDAQHHHETAHEEHGHGGHTHSHSIADRASAWGMFSFGFINMLVPCPTAAIMFSYALQSHSPALSSTVFLSYAIGTALSVSLVVYGLQRAAHWASSLNKPWLEPLVMRLVGLFIILVGAFALVSGH; via the coding sequence ATGCTTTCTTCTGTCTTCTGGGTTTCGATTCAAAGCAGCTTTGCAATTGGTCTGCTCCACGGCGTTAACCCCTGCGGGCATTCCTGGCTCGTGCTGACGCCCTTCATCAATCCGCAGGGCAAAGGGTCACGTTTACGAAAAATTACTGCAAGCTTTCTTTTGGGCACAGCACTCGCATGTCTGCTTCTGGGCCTCACACTCGGACAAATTTCTACGTTTATCCCTGCAGGATTTGCAACAGCGATTGAGCAGGGAATCAATATTCTGCTTATCATTCTTGGCCTGACCCTTGTCATCCGCCCCAACTTACTGCACAGTCATGACCACGAGCATTCCTGCTCTCATGGTCACCACCACGAACACGATGCGCAGCATCACCACGAGACTGCGCACGAAGAACACGGCCATGGTGGGCACACCCACAGTCACAGCATTGCGGACAGGGCCAGCGCATGGGGCATGTTTTCCTTTGGATTTATCAACATGCTTGTCCCCTGTCCCACAGCCGCCATCATGTTTTCCTACGCTCTTCAGTCACACTCCCCGGCACTGAGCAGCACTGTTTTCCTGAGCTACGCAATTGGAACAGCGCTCAGTGTAAGCCTTGTCGTGTATGGGCTTCAGCGGGCAGCACACTGGGCATCCTCGCTCAATAAACCGTGGCTTGAGCCTCTTGTCATGCGGCTGGTTGGACTTTTCATCATCTTGGTCGGAGCTTTTGCGCTGGTCTCTGGTCATTGA
- a CDS encoding MarR family winged helix-turn-helix transcriptional regulator, which produces MKNLEKFTNVLTEFFEKFSSWEHGVVRNSSLTLPQMHTIEILGTHGRLRMKELAAKMGVTTGTLTVLVDRLEDKKYVERLPHETDRRSIVVALTDRGREAFEEHHRLHMLLTSELTQDFSETELASLCELLERMSARI; this is translated from the coding sequence ATGAAAAATCTGGAAAAATTCACCAATGTTCTGACGGAGTTTTTCGAAAAATTCTCGTCATGGGAGCACGGAGTTGTTCGAAACAGCTCTTTGACGCTTCCCCAAATGCACACCATTGAAATACTGGGAACGCATGGCCGCCTGCGAATGAAAGAGCTGGCAGCCAAGATGGGCGTCACGACCGGGACACTCACTGTTCTTGTAGACAGGCTGGAAGACAAAAAATACGTCGAACGCCTTCCTCACGAGACAGACCGCCGTTCAATCGTTGTGGCCCTCACCGACCGTGGCCGGGAAGCCTTTGAGGAACATCACCGTCTTCATATGCTTCTGACCTCGGAACTGACGCAAGATTTTTCCGAAACAGAACTTGCAAGCCTGTGTGAACTTCTAGAGCGCATGAGCGCACGTATCTAA
- a CDS encoding substrate-binding periplasmic protein gives MSAPELQGPQDTVCRKALWATVLIVLLFCPLASASTLATVVYTRNEPWAMTQKGTPAGVSIDILKEAASRADITLNFLEAPAREKQRLLAQGNADLTVNVREGDKILRTCETITPAYLTGRRFVIYSLRNSVGNYPRYEKLRWHYVGIVRGKTYFEPFYSDRSIAKKRFRTLSDAFYRLMSHNVHAVAASECAGGYWLSQHQDLSRHISRTPIAFDEYRPMYIGLSKKSPNRKELQTQLSQALISMLQDGSMKSIRSRYHMGF, from the coding sequence ATGTCTGCACCTGAACTCCAAGGACCACAAGACACAGTGTGCAGAAAGGCATTGTGGGCAACCGTCCTTATTGTCCTGCTTTTCTGTCCTCTGGCATCAGCCAGCACATTAGCCACGGTTGTGTATACCCGCAACGAACCGTGGGCCATGACCCAAAAGGGAACTCCAGCAGGCGTTTCCATCGACATTCTGAAAGAAGCTGCATCCCGGGCAGACATTACATTGAATTTTCTGGAGGCTCCAGCCCGAGAAAAACAGCGCCTGCTTGCACAGGGAAACGCAGACCTGACCGTCAACGTGCGAGAGGGAGACAAGATCCTGCGCACGTGCGAAACAATTACCCCGGCCTACCTCACAGGCCGCCGCTTTGTGATCTATTCACTGCGGAACTCCGTGGGGAACTACCCGCGCTATGAAAAACTGCGCTGGCATTATGTTGGTATTGTACGGGGCAAGACCTACTTTGAGCCGTTCTATTCCGACAGAAGCATCGCCAAAAAACGATTCCGTACCCTGAGCGATGCCTTTTACCGACTCATGAGTCACAATGTTCATGCCGTTGCCGCGTCAGAGTGCGCAGGAGGCTACTGGCTGTCGCAGCATCAGGACCTGAGTCGGCACATATCGCGAACCCCGATTGCCTTTGATGAGTACCGGCCAATGTATATTGGGCTGTCCAAAAAATCTCCGAATCGAAAGGAGTTGCAGACCCAGCTAAGTCAGGCGCTTATCAGTATGCTTCAGGATGGAAGTATGAAAAGTATCCGAAGCAGGTATCATATGGGATTCTAA
- a CDS encoding HD domain-containing protein: MSSIRKGLLQFIFSGAYMKRWNDKLRPIDLCELDKQGHKMMVAWALYVLNSRGMSPEERRKLGLDIIEGGLMEYFYRLVITDIKPPVFYRIKENPAHYRQLTEWVLRQLAPRLQPVGPEFWGRLEERLLAPRPDSLATQILDASHQYASSWEFGLIKNLGVWDDEKQQIDEKFQDDLEQYRELLGIPDLLEGAESTLGHFAYLCGQLRFQTRWSQTPRIPETSVLGHLFTVAAYSYFCSIVVDASEAQRVNNFFSALFHDLPEVLTRDIISPVKQSVEPLGGLIREYEDSELERRVLCRLRDGGYPDIAERLSYFLGSEVGSEFVPTARRDDIVRQVSRKELNEKYTEDENDPKDGALIKVCDNLAAFVEAYTAVNNGISSSQLQQALWRIKQVYENTALSENLHIGALLADFD, encoded by the coding sequence ATGTCAAGCATTAGAAAAGGGCTTTTGCAGTTCATTTTTTCCGGTGCATACATGAAACGCTGGAATGACAAACTCCGTCCAATAGATTTGTGTGAGCTTGATAAACAGGGCCACAAAATGATGGTTGCATGGGCCTTGTATGTTCTGAACTCGCGGGGAATGTCTCCAGAAGAACGCCGGAAGCTCGGACTCGATATTATCGAGGGTGGCCTGATGGAGTATTTTTACCGTCTGGTCATTACTGACATAAAGCCGCCCGTTTTTTATCGCATCAAGGAAAACCCGGCGCATTACCGCCAGCTCACGGAATGGGTTTTGCGACAACTTGCCCCTCGATTGCAACCTGTCGGACCAGAATTCTGGGGCAGGCTCGAAGAACGGCTTCTTGCCCCACGTCCAGACAGTCTGGCAACCCAGATTCTGGATGCCTCGCATCAGTATGCCTCAAGCTGGGAGTTTGGTCTCATAAAAAACCTCGGCGTCTGGGATGACGAAAAGCAGCAGATCGACGAGAAGTTTCAGGATGATCTTGAGCAGTACAGAGAACTGCTCGGTATTCCTGATTTGCTGGAAGGTGCAGAAAGCACTCTGGGGCACTTTGCCTATTTGTGTGGGCAGCTCCGGTTCCAGACGCGCTGGTCACAGACTCCCCGCATTCCAGAGACGTCTGTCTTGGGCCATCTCTTTACCGTTGCTGCTTATTCCTATTTTTGCAGCATCGTCGTGGACGCAAGTGAGGCCCAGCGGGTCAACAACTTTTTTTCTGCGCTCTTCCATGACCTGCCAGAGGTGCTGACCAGAGACATCATTTCGCCGGTCAAGCAGTCTGTAGAACCTCTTGGTGGTTTGATTCGTGAATACGAGGACAGTGAGCTTGAACGCCGTGTCTTGTGTCGGCTCCGGGATGGCGGGTATCCTGACATTGCCGAGCGCCTGAGCTATTTCCTTGGCTCCGAGGTTGGCTCTGAGTTTGTCCCCACGGCTCGTCGGGATGACATTGTTCGTCAGGTGTCCCGAAAGGAACTCAATGAGAAGTACACTGAGGATGAGAACGACCCCAAGGATGGAGCGCTGATTAAGGTCTGCGACAACCTTGCGGCCTTTGTGGAAGCCTACACAGCTGTGAATAACGGTATATCATCCAGTCAGCTTCAGCAGGCCCTTTGGCGCATCAAGCAGGTGTATGAGAACACCGCGCTTTCAGAGAATCTGCACATTGGCGCGCTGTTGGCTGATTTTGATTAG
- the rplM gene encoding 50S ribosomal protein L13 has translation MKTYSPKPEEITHEWFVVDAEDKILGRLATEIATRLRGKHKAEFAPHVDCGDFVVVINAEKIKVTGNKLDQKMYYHHTGYPGGIREASLKVMLEKKPEDVIIKAVRGMLPKNRLSTQLLAKLKVYAGPEHPHTAQQPKPLDF, from the coding sequence ATGAAAACATACAGCCCCAAGCCTGAGGAAATCACCCACGAGTGGTTCGTGGTTGATGCCGAAGACAAGATTCTGGGCCGACTGGCTACTGAGATTGCTACGCGCCTGCGCGGTAAGCACAAGGCCGAGTTTGCACCCCACGTTGATTGTGGTGACTTTGTCGTTGTTATCAACGCAGAGAAGATCAAGGTTACTGGCAACAAGCTGGACCAGAAGATGTACTACCACCACACCGGCTACCCCGGAGGCATCCGCGAAGCTAGCCTTAAGGTTATGCTCGAGAAGAAGCCTGAAGATGTCATCATCAAGGCTGTCCGTGGCATGCTGCCGAAGAATCGCCTGAGCACACAGTTGCTGGCGAAGCTTAAGGTATACGCAGGGCCTGAGCACCCCCACACGGCTCAGCAGCCCAAGCCCCTGGACTTCTAG
- the rpsI gene encoding 30S ribosomal protein S9 has product MSQDFFYGTGRRKTSVARTRLYDNGTGQIIVNGRPYDEFFPRATLQMIIRQPLNLTKNIGKFDIKVRVNGGGQAGQAQAIRHGITRALMEFDPELRGGLKKAGLVTRDARVKERKKYGKRGARASFQFSKR; this is encoded by the coding sequence ATGAGTCAAGATTTCTTTTACGGAACCGGTCGCAGAAAAACCTCTGTGGCCCGCACCCGTCTTTACGACAATGGCACCGGTCAGATCATCGTTAACGGACGTCCTTACGATGAGTTCTTCCCCCGTGCTACCCTGCAGATGATCATTCGTCAGCCTCTTAACCTGACGAAGAACATCGGCAAATTCGACATCAAAGTCCGCGTGAACGGTGGCGGCCAGGCCGGTCAGGCCCAGGCTATTCGCCACGGCATCACTCGCGCTCTGATGGAGTTTGATCCTGAACTCCGCGGCGGCCTCAAGAAGGCTGGCCTGGTTACCCGTGACGCTCGCGTCAAGGAACGTAAGAAGTACGGTAAGCGCGGCGCTCGTGCCAGCTTCCAGTTCTCCAAGCGTTAA
- a CDS encoding radical SAM protein, protein MPPKIRPSLLYADKDGKIYDHPGLSMLTRRGDEFAQPRPDDLTPLPPGSDLFLLPGRRAVGFDEETGEAIELEENAVAAFVCPGYTVTGIAAYDTDEDAPMLSLAAFAAVGYANGKFWVAAKKVDEDRRQVFDHIPNSRIESGAQKLLRTYPDNRLLGHLARCALTFCCPAAKNLALGRYEAPLPTSQTCNARCIGCISYQPEDSGFESPQNRITFRPTPHEVTEIMALHNKREKKRPVYSFGQGCEGEPLTEAKLLTQSIQMFRDAGGTGTVNINTNASRTETIEPLAKAGLDSIRVSMNSANPSLYKAYYRPKGYEGLENVKDTIREAKKNGIFVSLNYFFFPGVSDTESELGMLQDFVTDLKVDFIQLRNLNLDPELYLNLAAPYVPGPSMGFKNFKRRLKKAAPWVNFGYFNPFLEK, encoded by the coding sequence ATGCCTCCAAAGATTCGGCCAAGCCTGCTGTATGCAGACAAAGACGGCAAAATTTACGACCATCCCGGCCTGTCCATGCTCACCCGACGTGGCGACGAGTTCGCTCAGCCCCGTCCAGACGATCTGACACCACTGCCTCCGGGAAGTGACCTGTTCCTTTTGCCGGGACGCCGGGCCGTTGGCTTTGATGAAGAAACTGGCGAGGCTATCGAACTCGAAGAAAATGCTGTAGCAGCCTTTGTATGCCCAGGCTACACCGTCACAGGCATTGCCGCTTATGACACGGACGAAGACGCGCCCATGCTTTCGCTGGCCGCCTTTGCCGCAGTCGGCTACGCCAATGGCAAATTCTGGGTTGCTGCCAAAAAAGTTGACGAAGACCGCAGACAGGTCTTTGACCACATCCCCAATTCCCGCATTGAGTCTGGCGCGCAGAAACTTCTGCGAACGTACCCAGACAACCGCCTGCTCGGCCACCTTGCCCGCTGCGCCCTGACCTTCTGTTGCCCGGCAGCAAAAAATCTCGCTCTGGGACGCTATGAAGCACCGCTTCCGACCTCCCAGACCTGCAATGCCCGCTGCATTGGCTGTATTTCTTACCAGCCCGAAGACTCTGGCTTTGAGTCTCCACAGAACCGCATCACCTTCCGCCCCACACCGCATGAAGTGACGGAAATCATGGCCCTGCACAACAAGCGCGAGAAAAAGCGCCCGGTCTATTCGTTTGGACAGGGATGTGAAGGCGAGCCGCTGACAGAAGCCAAGCTGCTGACCCAGTCCATCCAGATGTTCCGTGATGCAGGCGGCACAGGTACGGTCAACATCAACACCAATGCCAGCCGCACCGAGACCATTGAGCCTCTGGCCAAGGCAGGGCTGGACTCCATTCGCGTTTCCATGAACAGCGCCAACCCGTCGCTGTACAAGGCCTATTATCGCCCCAAGGGCTATGAGGGTCTGGAAAACGTCAAGGACACAATCCGAGAAGCCAAAAAGAACGGCATCTTTGTTTCCCTGAACTACTTTTTCTTCCCCGGTGTCAGCGACACCGAAAGCGAACTGGGCATGCTTCAGGACTTTGTGACCGACCTCAAAGTCGACTTCATCCAGTTGCGCAACCTGAACCTTGACCCAGAGCTGTACCTGAACCTTGCAGCTCCCTACGTTCCCGGTCCTTCAATGGGCTTTAAGAACTTCAAGCGCCGACTGAAAAAGGCCGCGCCGTGGGTCAACTTCGGATACTTCAATCCGTTCCTTGAAAAATAG
- a CDS encoding iron-containing alcohol dehydrogenase, producing the protein MNPFTFESPTRMFFGEGQIKNLANEIPLDKKVLVTYGGGSIKKNGVYDQVKDALKNHNWDEFHGIKSNPQYDILMEAVAKIKAEGFDYLLAVGGGSVIDGTKFISAAAKWKGGDPWDILTDQAPISETLPIGVVLTIPATGSETNVLAVISRGKDKLCLASPLVRPKFAIMDPKVSLSLSPRQVANGVVDAFVHVMEQYMTYPVGGKVQDRFSEGVLSTLVEEGPKALAHPEDMDVRNNIMLAASWALNGLLATGVPQDWSTHWIGHEITGIYGIDHGRSLTIVFPALLQYCRKDKGDKIAQFGERVFGITSGSKDERIDATIAKTIEFFKSMGVPTHLSDVQLNESHIDEVVQYLAKHKMTHMGEHEKLGPEDAREILKLAL; encoded by the coding sequence ATGAATCCTTTCACTTTTGAAAGTCCAACGCGCATGTTTTTCGGTGAAGGCCAGATTAAAAACCTTGCGAATGAAATCCCTCTCGATAAAAAAGTCCTCGTCACCTATGGCGGCGGCTCCATCAAAAAAAATGGCGTCTACGACCAGGTCAAAGACGCTCTCAAAAATCACAACTGGGATGAATTCCACGGCATCAAGTCCAATCCGCAGTACGATATTCTCATGGAAGCCGTCGCCAAGATTAAGGCCGAAGGCTTTGACTACCTTCTCGCGGTCGGTGGTGGCTCCGTCATTGACGGCACCAAATTCATCTCTGCTGCTGCCAAATGGAAAGGCGGTGATCCGTGGGACATCCTCACCGATCAGGCCCCTATTTCAGAAACGCTCCCCATTGGCGTTGTCCTGACTATTCCGGCAACGGGTTCCGAAACCAACGTGCTCGCCGTTATCTCGCGCGGCAAAGACAAACTCTGCCTCGCCTCCCCTCTCGTTCGCCCCAAATTCGCCATCATGGACCCCAAAGTCAGCCTCAGCCTCTCACCCCGTCAGGTTGCTAATGGCGTTGTCGATGCCTTTGTTCACGTCATGGAGCAGTACATGACCTACCCGGTTGGTGGAAAAGTACAGGACCGTTTCTCCGAGGGCGTGCTCTCAACGCTCGTCGAAGAAGGCCCCAAGGCGCTCGCCCACCCAGAGGACATGGACGTTCGCAACAACATCATGCTGGCAGCATCATGGGCACTCAACGGCCTCCTTGCCACTGGCGTTCCGCAGGACTGGTCCACACACTGGATTGGTCACGAAATCACCGGCATTTATGGCATCGATCATGGCCGCAGCCTAACAATTGTCTTCCCGGCCCTGCTCCAGTACTGCCGCAAGGACAAAGGGGACAAAATTGCCCAGTTTGGCGAACGCGTCTTTGGCATCACTTCTGGCAGTAAAGATGAACGCATCGACGCCACAATCGCCAAAACCATTGAATTCTTTAAAAGCATGGGCGTACCGACCCACCTGTCTGATGTTCAGCTCAACGAGAGCCACATTGACGAAGTGGTGCAGTACCTCGCCAAGCACAAGATGACCCACATGGGCGAACACGAGAAACTCGGCCCTGAAGACGCCCGAGAGATTCTCAAGCTCGCCCTCTAA
- the purM gene encoding phosphoribosylformylglycinamidine cyclo-ligase: MTDRAKAYTDAGVNINAGNEFVSRIKSMVSSTFTGGVVTDIGGFGGLFKLDSSNMEEPVLVASTDGVGTKLNLAFQYNRHDTIGIDLVAMSVNDILVQGAKPLFFLDYFATGKLDVDTAENVLSGVVDGCKQGQCALLGGETAEMPDFYKPGEYDLSGFCVGVVDNANIVDGSSIRPGDKIIGLASSGVHSNGYSLVRKLVNKAGLKGDDPFPGTDRTAAEVLLEPTRIYVETVRNIIRDIDVKGMCHVTGGGFYDNIPRILPRGVVADINFGSWDILPVFFWLKEQGELSWPEMLQIFNCGIGYILIVSEDVAEDVMNRAQGMGEKAWMIGEIKNQKELDKEQVIVDFAQAR; encoded by the coding sequence ATGACAGACAGGGCAAAGGCCTATACCGACGCAGGCGTCAACATCAACGCCGGCAATGAGTTCGTTTCCCGGATCAAGTCTATGGTCAGCTCGACCTTTACCGGTGGAGTTGTGACTGACATTGGTGGGTTCGGCGGTCTTTTCAAGCTGGACTCTTCAAACATGGAAGAGCCGGTTCTCGTCGCCTCAACTGATGGCGTTGGAACCAAACTGAATCTTGCCTTCCAGTATAACAGGCATGATACAATTGGTATCGACCTTGTGGCAATGAGTGTCAATGACATTCTGGTGCAGGGTGCGAAACCGCTTTTCTTCCTTGACTATTTTGCAACGGGCAAGCTCGACGTCGACACCGCAGAAAATGTTCTTTCTGGTGTTGTTGATGGCTGCAAGCAGGGCCAGTGCGCTTTGCTTGGCGGCGAGACTGCTGAGATGCCAGATTTCTACAAGCCCGGTGAGTATGACCTGTCCGGCTTCTGTGTTGGTGTTGTTGATAATGCCAACATTGTTGACGGTTCGTCCATTCGCCCCGGCGACAAGATTATCGGTCTTGCTTCTTCTGGTGTCCACTCCAATGGCTATTCACTGGTGCGCAAGCTTGTGAACAAGGCTGGACTCAAAGGAGATGATCCTTTCCCGGGTACTGACCGTACCGCGGCGGAAGTCCTGCTGGAGCCAACCCGTATCTATGTGGAGACTGTCCGCAATATCATCCGCGATATTGACGTAAAGGGCATGTGCCATGTGACTGGTGGCGGCTTCTATGACAACATTCCAAGAATCCTGCCTCGCGGCGTTGTGGCAGACATCAACTTTGGAAGCTGGGATATCCTTCCGGTATTTTTCTGGCTCAAAGAACAGGGTGAACTCAGCTGGCCTGAAATGCTGCAGATTTTTAACTGCGGCATAGGCTACATCCTGATCGTTTCCGAAGATGTTGCCGAAGACGTGATGAACCGTGCCCAGGGCATGGGAGAGAAAGCTTGGATGATTGGTGAAATAAAAAATCAAAAAGAGCTTGACAAAGAACAGGTTATTGTGGATTTTGCCCAAGCGCGGTGA
- the amrS gene encoding AmmeMemoRadiSam system radical SAM enzyme — MRQASLWTTSDNQTVLCQLCSHFCHIDPGGRGRCGVRINRDGTLFTLADTVAAIHSDPVEKKPLFHFLPGTKTMSFAAMGCNFACSWCQNAPLSQLPRQGSSPQGQCIRPEKIVQMALSEGCDSISYTYSEPTIFFELMEDTAKLAHEAGLKNIMVSNGFQSPQCLHRLGPLMDAANIDLKAFAEDTYEQHCEARLKPVLQNLKRIKAFGWWLEVTTLVIPDLNDSPEELGDIAHFIAESLGVETPWHVSRFHPDYQMSDRGPTPTSRIEQAVEIGKNAGLQFVYAGNIAGHMSESTFCPNCGEMLIERRGYTLGKHIPGAVCPGCGAAVAGVFA; from the coding sequence ATGCGGCAGGCATCCCTGTGGACCACAAGCGACAATCAGACCGTTCTCTGCCAGCTCTGTTCTCATTTTTGCCACATTGATCCCGGCGGTCGCGGACGCTGCGGCGTACGCATCAACCGTGATGGCACACTGTTCACTCTCGCGGACACAGTAGCGGCCATTCACTCTGACCCCGTCGAAAAAAAACCACTCTTTCACTTCTTGCCGGGCACCAAGACAATGTCTTTTGCGGCAATGGGCTGCAATTTTGCCTGTTCATGGTGCCAAAACGCGCCACTCTCCCAGCTCCCGCGTCAGGGCAGCTCTCCTCAGGGGCAATGCATTCGCCCCGAAAAAATCGTTCAGATGGCCCTTTCCGAGGGCTGCGACAGCATTTCCTACACCTATTCCGAACCAACGATTTTCTTTGAACTCATGGAAGACACGGCAAAGCTCGCGCATGAGGCCGGACTCAAAAACATCATGGTCTCAAACGGCTTCCAAAGCCCCCAGTGTCTGCACAGGCTTGGCCCGCTCATGGATGCAGCCAACATAGACCTCAAGGCCTTTGCCGAAGACACCTACGAGCAGCACTGTGAGGCCCGGCTCAAACCCGTTTTGCAAAACCTCAAGCGCATCAAGGCATTTGGCTGGTGGCTTGAGGTGACGACTCTTGTTATTCCAGACCTCAACGACAGCCCAGAAGAACTGGGCGACATTGCCCACTTCATTGCGGAAAGCCTTGGGGTCGAAACGCCGTGGCATGTGTCGCGCTTCCATCCAGACTATCAGATGTCTGACCGGGGACCGACGCCCACATCACGCATTGAGCAGGCCGTCGAAATTGGAAAAAATGCAGGACTCCAGTTTGTTTACGCAGGAAATATTGCGGGACACATGAGCGAAAGCACATTTTGTCCAAACTGCGGAGAAATGCTCATTGAGCGGCGTGGCTACACGCTTGGCAAGCATATCCCCGGTGCTGTCTGTCCGGGATGCGGCGCGGCTGTGGCAGGAGTTTTTGCATAA
- a CDS encoding DUF2939 domain-containing protein, translating into MNKKFLIVGLVCLLGASVGFWYWVNSPTYSLLQARKAMTQHDLKSFRKYVDIEGLLDKGVDDILEQSVEEAKAKNTDNNPLERIGNEFGATLIMMMKPRLVQGWTQALEQAIEKQGDPSGKGKKGSAANDFLKLGEKITSFPSVERQGDVSYATLVVPPTDKTSSFDLRLLLRKKEGYWQVAEVDNLKEILSIIERDNELQRQKLNKEISARNEKVREKIAHYVTTKEAWAKKIPDSETGKLTQIQFTTHVILKNHEAKSVHLSIVVDCGEGQRVGPFLFGGEVSKTKTDLMGRWTHELNPFSLRDNAIFVSKKKKFDTQVEVRKVVLRDGTVLECEPLR; encoded by the coding sequence ATGAACAAAAAATTTTTGATCGTGGGGCTTGTGTGCCTTTTGGGCGCATCTGTCGGCTTTTGGTACTGGGTGAATAGCCCGACGTATTCTTTGTTGCAGGCAAGAAAAGCCATGACTCAGCACGACCTGAAATCATTTCGGAAGTATGTCGACATCGAAGGGCTTCTGGATAAGGGCGTCGACGATATCTTAGAGCAGAGCGTGGAAGAAGCCAAAGCGAAAAATACGGACAATAATCCTCTGGAACGCATTGGCAATGAGTTTGGCGCAACGCTTATCATGATGATGAAGCCACGGCTTGTGCAAGGCTGGACTCAAGCCCTTGAGCAGGCCATAGAAAAGCAGGGAGATCCCTCAGGGAAGGGGAAAAAGGGATCTGCTGCCAATGATTTTTTGAAGCTTGGAGAGAAAATTACGTCTTTTCCTTCTGTAGAGCGGCAGGGAGACGTAAGTTATGCGACGCTCGTTGTCCCTCCGACGGATAAGACAAGCAGTTTCGACCTGCGGCTTTTGCTTCGGAAAAAGGAAGGATACTGGCAGGTTGCAGAGGTGGATAATCTCAAGGAAATTTTGAGCATTATTGAAAGGGATAATGAGCTGCAACGCCAAAAGCTGAATAAAGAGATCAGCGCCCGGAATGAAAAAGTGCGCGAAAAGATTGCACACTATGTGACCACCAAAGAGGCATGGGCAAAGAAGATTCCGGATAGTGAAACGGGAAAGCTGACCCAGATTCAATTCACGACGCATGTCATACTGAAAAATCATGAAGCAAAGTCTGTGCATTTGTCGATTGTTGTGGACTGCGGAGAAGGCCAGCGCGTTGGTCCGTTTCTTTTTGGGGGAGAAGTGAGCAAGACCAAAACAGATCTTATGGGTCGCTGGACGCATGAACTGAATCCGTTCAGCCTGAGGGACAATGCGATTTTTGTTTCTAAGAAAAAGAAGTTTGATACTCAGGTTGAGGTGAGAAAAGTCGTGTTGCGTGATGGAACTGTGCTGGAGTGCGAGCCTCTGAGATAA